GGTTTCCGCGCAGCATTGACCTCGGTCATCAACAAGTACGCACGCGATAAGAACTTGCTGAAGGACAAAGACCCAAACCTTTCTGGTGATGACATTCGCGAAGGCCTGACCGCCATCATTTCGGTCAAGCTTGGCAATCCTCAGTTTGAGGGTCAGACCAAAACCAAGCTTGGCAACACTGAAGCGCGCACCTTTGTGCAGCAGCAGGTCTACGCCAACCTCACGGATTGGCTGGATATTCACCCCAGTGAGGCACGGGAGATTATCCGGAAGGCTACCCAGGCATATGCTGCCCGCGCCGCCGCCCGGAAGGCTCGCGAAGCGACCCGCCGCAAGTCTGTTCTGGAATCGGCTTCCATGCCCGGAAAGCTCAAGGATTGCACCTCGCGTCACCCCGAAGAATGTGAAATCTTCATCGTTGAGGGTGATTCAGCAGGTGGCTCTGCGGTGAACGGTCGTGATCCAGAGCATCAGGCAATCATGCCCATTCGTGGCAAGATCCTCAACGTGGAAAAGGCCCGCTTGGACCGTGCGTTGGGCTCCGATACCATCCAAGGACTCATCACAGCTTTCGGCACCAACATTGCCGACGACTTCGACCTGTCTAAGCTGCGCTATCACAAGATTGTGTTTATGGCCGATGCCGATGTGGATGGTTCGCACATCGCGACCCTCCTTCTCACACTGGTCTATCGTTACATGCGCCCGCTCGTCGAGAACGGCCATGTTTACCTCGCCATGCCACCGCTGTATCGCATCAAGTGGACCAATGCCCCTCATGACTATGTGTTCTCAGATAAGGAACGTGACGTCAAACTTGTGGAAGGCAAGGAAAAGGGGTGGCGCCTGCCTAAGGATGAGAGTCAGCGTATCCAGCGCTACAAGGGACTTGGCGAAATGAATGCCGAGGAACTGTGGGAGACAACCATGGATCCCGAACACAGAACCCTCAAGCAGGTCACCATCGGTGAGGCCGCCGCAACAGATGAAACCTTCTCCATCCTGATGGGTGAAGATGTGGAATCCCGCCGCAGCTTCATCCAGCGCAATGCGCACGACGTCCGCTTCCTCGACATCTAAACACAAGGCTGAATTTTCGTGAACGACGATATTGACGATCTGAACCCAGAACACAACCGTCCAGCCGAAGGCGGTACATACCACCACGGCGCCATTATGGATGTGGACCTCCAGCGCGAGATGGAGAAGTCCTACCTCGACTACGCGATGTCCGTCATTGTGGGCCGTGCTCTTCCGGATGTACGTGACGGTATGAAGCCGGTACACCGCCGTGTTTTGTACGCGATGTACGACGGCGGATACCGGCCAGACAACTCTTTCTCCAA
The DNA window shown above is from Changpingibacter yushuensis and carries:
- the gyrB gene encoding DNA topoisomerase (ATP-hydrolyzing) subunit B → MATVSEAHHVGEVSRDQSYDASNITVLEGLEAVRKRPGMYIGSTGERGLHHLVYEVVDNAVDEALAGYCDHIEVTILENGGVRVVDNGRGIPVDEHPTEHRPAVEVVMTILHAGGKFGQGGYAVSGGLHGVGVSVVNALSYRMETEIRRDGYVWRIAFENGVPVAPLERGEKTEEVGTTQTFWANPEIFETTDYDFETLRKRFHQMSFLNKDLRITLLDERASAVAEGDEVTGDAAGEADDAKPGHREVSYMYSGGLLDYVKYLNSTKKVEVVHPDVIYFEAEDTEKKIQCEVAMQWTSAYSESVNTFANTINTTEGGTHEEGFRAALTSVINKYARDKNLLKDKDPNLSGDDIREGLTAIISVKLGNPQFEGQTKTKLGNTEARTFVQQQVYANLTDWLDIHPSEAREIIRKATQAYAARAAARKAREATRRKSVLESASMPGKLKDCTSRHPEECEIFIVEGDSAGGSAVNGRDPEHQAIMPIRGKILNVEKARLDRALGSDTIQGLITAFGTNIADDFDLSKLRYHKIVFMADADVDGSHIATLLLTLVYRYMRPLVENGHVYLAMPPLYRIKWTNAPHDYVFSDKERDVKLVEGKEKGWRLPKDESQRIQRYKGLGEMNAEELWETTMDPEHRTLKQVTIGEAAATDETFSILMGEDVESRRSFIQRNAHDVRFLDI